Proteins from a genomic interval of Pseudomonas asplenii:
- a CDS encoding LysR substrate-binding domain-containing protein — translation MQDLNDLYYFAKVVEAGGFAAAGRLLGIPKSRLSRRIAELEERLGARLLQRTTRQLKLTAVGERYLRHCQAMLLEAEMADEAVASMSSEPRGRLRVSSPIGLAQELMPWAISSFLAAHPLVQLEMVMVNRRVDLITEGIDVALRVREHGDEDPLLVTRRLRQAQTFMIATPDFLREHPINSLEDLKGAPVLGALEADRLVHLSLLDERGQKRELALEARLGVDDFVVRKACALAGLGFTVLPMLYCEEELANGTFIRILPQWSLPGGWLQAVYPHRRGVLPALRAWLDHLAEAFNGCGDRAL, via the coding sequence ATGCAAGACCTCAACGATCTCTACTACTTCGCCAAGGTCGTGGAAGCCGGTGGTTTCGCCGCCGCCGGGCGGCTGCTGGGGATTCCCAAGTCGCGGCTGTCGCGACGCATCGCCGAACTGGAGGAACGCCTCGGCGCCCGCCTGCTGCAACGCACCACCCGACAGTTGAAGCTGACAGCGGTGGGCGAACGTTATCTGCGCCATTGCCAGGCCATGCTGCTGGAGGCGGAAATGGCCGACGAGGCCGTCGCCAGCATGTCCAGCGAGCCCCGAGGGCGGCTACGGGTCTCCAGTCCGATCGGACTGGCGCAGGAACTAATGCCCTGGGCCATCTCCAGCTTCCTCGCGGCGCACCCACTGGTGCAACTGGAGATGGTCATGGTCAACCGCCGAGTCGACCTGATCACCGAGGGTATCGATGTGGCCCTGCGGGTTCGCGAACACGGTGATGAAGACCCCCTGCTGGTCACGCGCCGACTGCGCCAGGCACAGACGTTCATGATCGCCACGCCGGATTTTCTCCGCGAACACCCGATCAACAGCCTTGAAGACCTCAAGGGGGCGCCCGTCCTCGGCGCCCTGGAGGCGGATCGGCTGGTACACCTGAGTCTGCTGGATGAACGCGGGCAAAAACGCGAACTGGCCCTCGAAGCGCGGCTGGGCGTCGACGATTTTGTCGTACGCAAGGCCTGTGCCCTCGCCGGACTGGGCTTCACCGTACTGCCCATGCTGTACTGCGAGGAAGAACTGGCCAATGGCACCTTCATCCGTATCCTGCCGCAGTGGTCGTTGCCGGGAGGCTGGTTGCAGGCGGTCTATCCCCATCGACGCGGGGTGTTGCCGGCCCTGCGGGCCTGGCTCGATCATCTGGCCGAAGCATTCAACGGTTGTGGAGACAGGGCGCTATGA
- a CDS encoding FMN-dependent NADH-azoreductase has product MKLLHIDSSILGDNSASRQLSQSVVKAWQAAEPSNVVTYRDLAADAISHFSSLTLAAGGTAAELHDAAQRHEAELSASTLEEFLAADAIVIAAPMYNFSVPTQLKAWIDRIVVAGKTFRYTENGPEGLAAGKKVVIVSTAGGLHVGLPTGVGHEDYLKVLFGFLGITDIEFVRAHGLGYGEEVRTKAMSDAQALISGTLFAAA; this is encoded by the coding sequence ATGAAACTCTTGCATATCGATTCGAGCATCCTGGGCGACAACTCGGCTTCGCGCCAACTGAGCCAAAGCGTGGTCAAGGCCTGGCAGGCCGCCGAGCCTTCGAACGTGGTGACCTACCGTGACCTGGCAGCCGATGCCATCAGCCACTTTTCCAGCCTGACCCTGGCCGCCGGCGGCACCGCCGCTGAGCTGCACGATGCAGCCCAGCGCCACGAAGCCGAACTGAGCGCTTCGACCCTGGAAGAGTTCCTGGCCGCCGATGCCATCGTTATCGCCGCGCCCATGTACAACTTCAGTGTGCCGACCCAGCTCAAGGCCTGGATCGACCGTATCGTGGTCGCCGGCAAGACCTTCCGCTACACCGAAAATGGCCCTGAAGGCCTGGCCGCTGGCAAGAAAGTCGTGATCGTCTCCACTGCGGGTGGTCTGCATGTCGGCCTGCCAACCGGCGTGGGTCATGAAGACTACCTGAAGGTACTGTTCGGTTTCCTCGGTATCACCGACATCGAGTTCGTCCGTGCTCACGGTCTGGGTTATGGTGAAGAAGTGCGTACCAAGGCCATGAGCGACGCGCAGGCGCTGATCAGTGGCACGTTGTTCGCTGCTGCGTAA
- a CDS encoding alpha/beta hydrolase family protein, whose translation MMRLCAVLLICLGSSLMTVQAAPAAHWSVGFHRLTFLDPLDQQPMKAIAFYPSTAREQWSRIGGYTVQASEDSRVAIGRYPLLMLSHGNTGTPLALHDLATSLARKGFVVVAVLHPGDNYKDHSRLGTLSNLYGRPMQISEAITATLGDPMLSPFVEADEVGVIGYSAGGETALILSGAQPNLDRLRRYCQEFPDDKDACTTKGELIVDRDDLQPVADHRVHALMLMAPLGLMFGRHTLADVHVPVLMYSGDGDKLVFPEKNAAALARKLPVAPQFKLIAGAGHFVFMAPCSEEQLHATPGLCTDPEGVNRADIHRDLISEAGRFFSKTLSVPNRGGMQTADQ comes from the coding sequence ATGATGCGTCTTTGTGCAGTACTACTTATTTGTCTGGGCAGCAGCCTCATGACGGTGCAGGCGGCCCCTGCAGCGCACTGGAGCGTCGGGTTTCATCGCCTGACGTTTCTCGACCCGCTGGATCAACAGCCGATGAAGGCGATTGCCTTTTATCCCTCCACTGCGCGTGAGCAGTGGAGCCGGATCGGTGGTTATACCGTCCAGGCCAGTGAAGATTCGCGGGTCGCCATCGGTCGCTATCCGCTGCTGATGCTGTCCCACGGCAACACGGGCACGCCGCTGGCCCTGCACGACCTGGCCACGTCGCTGGCGCGCAAGGGGTTCGTTGTGGTCGCGGTGCTGCATCCTGGCGACAACTACAAGGACCATAGCCGTCTGGGCACTCTGAGCAATCTCTACGGTCGGCCGATGCAGATCTCCGAGGCCATCACCGCGACCCTGGGCGACCCGATGCTGTCGCCGTTCGTGGAAGCCGATGAGGTTGGAGTGATTGGTTATTCGGCCGGTGGCGAGACCGCCCTGATCCTTTCCGGAGCCCAGCCGAACCTCGATCGCCTGCGGCGTTACTGCCAGGAGTTTCCCGACGACAAGGACGCCTGCACGACCAAGGGCGAGTTGATCGTCGACCGTGATGACCTGCAGCCGGTCGCCGACCACCGCGTGCATGCGCTGATGCTGATGGCGCCGCTGGGCCTGATGTTCGGGCGGCATACGCTGGCGGACGTGCATGTGCCGGTGCTGATGTACAGCGGTGATGGCGACAAGTTGGTGTTCCCCGAGAAGAACGCTGCAGCGTTGGCGCGCAAGCTGCCGGTGGCACCGCAGTTCAAGCTGATCGCCGGTGCTGGACACTTCGTGTTCATGGCGCCGTGCAGTGAGGAGCAATTGCACGCCACGCCGGGCTTGTGTACCGACCCCGAGGGCGTCAATCGCGCGGATATCCATCGCGACCTGATCTCCGAGGCCGGGCGCTTCTTCAGCAAGACCCTCAGCGTGCCGAACCGCGGCGGCATGCAGACCGCCGATCAGTGA
- a CDS encoding MFS transporter, with the protein MPAQPPPRQPGNVTVTLQIISIVFYTFIAFLCIGLPIAVLPGYVHEQLGFSAVIAGLTIASQYLATLLSRPMAGRIADSIGTKRAIIYGLTGIFLSGGLTLLSTLVEQLPLTSLIILIVARLLLGIAQGLIGVGTISWGIGQVGAEQTARVISWNGIASYGAIAIGAPLGVLMVSEYGYASLGIALSLLSAGALLLIRNKPSVPVIRGERLPFWAVFGRIAPYGASLTLASIGYGTLTTFITLFYLSRGWTGAAYCLTVFGSCFILARLLFIGSINRFGGFKAAIVCMSIETLGLILLWLSPSTGVALAGAGLAGFGLSLVYPAIGVEAIRQVPTSSRGAGLSAYAVFFDLALAIAGPLMGAVALNLGYSWIFCCAALLSIIGLSVTVLLARRPTGQ; encoded by the coding sequence ATGCCTGCCCAGCCACCACCCCGCCAGCCCGGCAATGTGACCGTTACCCTGCAAATCATCTCCATCGTCTTCTATACCTTCATTGCCTTCCTCTGCATCGGCCTGCCGATCGCGGTGCTGCCCGGTTATGTGCATGAACAGTTGGGCTTCAGCGCCGTGATCGCCGGCTTGACCATCGCTTCGCAATACCTCGCCACCCTGCTCAGCCGGCCCATGGCCGGGCGCATCGCCGACAGCATCGGCACCAAGCGCGCGATCATCTATGGCCTGACGGGGATTTTCCTCAGTGGCGGGTTGACCCTGCTGTCGACGCTGGTCGAGCAACTGCCCCTGACGAGCCTGATCATCCTGATCGTCGCGCGCCTGCTGCTGGGCATCGCCCAGGGCCTGATCGGCGTCGGCACCATCAGTTGGGGGATCGGCCAGGTCGGTGCCGAGCAGACCGCGCGGGTGATTTCCTGGAACGGCATCGCGTCCTACGGCGCCATCGCCATCGGGGCACCACTGGGGGTGCTGATGGTGAGCGAATATGGTTACGCCAGCCTCGGCATCGCCCTGTCGCTGCTGTCTGCAGGCGCCCTGCTGCTGATCCGCAACAAGCCTTCGGTGCCGGTGATCCGGGGTGAGCGCCTGCCGTTCTGGGCGGTGTTCGGCCGCATTGCGCCCTACGGCGCCAGCCTGACCCTGGCCTCTATCGGCTATGGCACGCTCACCACCTTCATCACCCTGTTCTATCTCAGCCGTGGCTGGACTGGCGCCGCCTACTGCCTGACGGTATTCGGCAGTTGCTTCATTCTCGCGCGGTTGCTGTTCATCGGCAGCATCAACCGTTTCGGCGGTTTCAAGGCCGCCATTGTCTGCATGAGCATCGAAACCCTGGGGCTGATCCTGCTCTGGTTGTCGCCGTCCACCGGCGTCGCCCTGGCCGGTGCCGGCCTGGCGGGATTCGGCCTGTCGCTGGTATATCCGGCCATCGGCGTGGAGGCCATCCGGCAAGTGCCGACCAGCAGCCGTGGTGCGGGGTTGAGTGCCTACGCGGTATTTTTCGACCTGGCACTGGCCATCGCCGGCCCATTGATGGGGGCGGTCGCCTTGAACCTGGGGTATTCGTGGATTTTCTGTTGCGCCGCGCTGTTGTCGATCATTGGCCTGTCGGTCACCGTGCTGCTGGCACGGCGCCCGACAGGCCAATGA
- a CDS encoding ABC-F family ATPase, producing the protein MISTANITMQFGAKPLFENVSVKFGGGNRYGLIGANGCGKSTFMKILGGELEPSGGQVMLEPNVRLGKLRQDQFAYEEFSVIDTVIMGHEELWKVKAERDRIYSLPEMTEDDGMAVAELETEFAEMDGYTAESRAGELLMGLGIPLEQHFGPMSEVAPGWKLRVLLAQALFSDPEVLLLDEPTNHLDINTIRWLENILTQRNSLMIIISHDRHFLNSVCTHMADLDYGELRLFPGNYDEYMTAATQSREQLLSDNAKKKAQIAELQTFVSRFSANASKAKQATSRAKQIDKIQLAEVKPSSRVSPFIRFEQTKKLHRQAVTLENMSKGFDGKTLFKNFSFTIEAGERVAIIGPNGIGKTTLLRTLVGELAPDAGSVKWTESAELGYYAQDHAHDFEDDVSLFDWMGQWTQGEQVIRGTLGRMLFSNDEILKSVKVISGGEQGRMLFGKLILQKPNVLVMDEPTNHLDMESIEALNLALENYPGTLIFVSHDREFVSSLATRIIELSPNGVVDFSGTYDDYLRSQGVVF; encoded by the coding sequence TTGATCTCCACAGCTAACATCACCATGCAGTTCGGCGCCAAGCCGCTCTTCGAGAACGTTTCGGTCAAATTCGGCGGCGGCAACCGCTACGGCCTGATCGGCGCCAACGGTTGCGGCAAGTCGACGTTCATGAAAATCCTCGGTGGCGAACTCGAGCCGTCCGGCGGCCAGGTCATGCTCGAGCCGAACGTGCGCCTGGGTAAACTGCGCCAGGATCAGTTCGCCTACGAAGAATTCAGCGTGATCGACACCGTGATCATGGGTCACGAGGAACTGTGGAAGGTCAAGGCCGAGCGTGATCGCATCTACTCGCTGCCGGAAATGACCGAAGACGACGGCATGGCCGTCGCCGAGCTGGAAACCGAGTTCGCCGAGATGGACGGCTACACCGCCGAATCCCGCGCCGGCGAGCTGCTGATGGGCCTGGGCATTCCGCTGGAACAGCACTTCGGCCCGATGAGCGAAGTTGCACCCGGCTGGAAACTGCGGGTATTGCTGGCCCAGGCACTGTTCTCCGATCCGGAAGTGCTGTTGCTCGACGAACCGACCAACCACCTGGACATCAACACCATTCGCTGGCTGGAAAACATCCTGACCCAGCGTAACAGCCTGATGATCATCATTTCCCACGACCGGCACTTCCTCAACAGCGTCTGCACGCACATGGCCGACCTGGACTACGGCGAGCTGCGCCTGTTCCCGGGCAACTACGACGAGTACATGACCGCGGCCACCCAGTCGCGCGAGCAACTGCTGTCGGACAACGCCAAGAAAAAAGCCCAGATCGCCGAGCTGCAGACCTTCGTCAGCCGCTTCTCGGCCAACGCCTCGAAAGCCAAGCAGGCCACCTCCCGCGCCAAGCAGATCGACAAGATCCAGCTGGCCGAAGTCAAGCCATCGAGCCGCGTCAGCCCGTTCATCCGCTTCGAACAGACCAAGAAGCTGCACCGCCAGGCCGTGACCCTGGAGAACATGTCCAAGGGTTTCGACGGCAAGACCCTGTTCAAGAACTTCAGCTTCACCATCGAAGCCGGCGAGCGCGTGGCGATCATCGGTCCCAACGGTATCGGCAAGACCACCCTGCTGCGTACCCTGGTGGGTGAACTGGCACCGGATGCCGGCAGCGTGAAGTGGACCGAAAGCGCGGAACTGGGTTACTACGCCCAGGATCACGCCCACGACTTCGAGGACGATGTCAGCCTGTTCGACTGGATGGGCCAGTGGACCCAAGGCGAGCAAGTCATTCGCGGCACCCTGGGCCGCATGCTGTTCTCCAACGACGAGATTCTCAAGTCGGTCAAGGTGATTTCCGGTGGTGAACAGGGCCGCATGCTGTTCGGCAAGCTGATCCTGCAAAAGCCCAACGTACTGGTGATGGACGAACCGACCAACCACCTGGACATGGAATCCATCGAAGCCCTCAACCTGGCCCTGGAAAACTACCCGGGCACGCTGATCTTCGTCAGCCACGACCGCGAGTTCGTTTCGTCCCTGGCCACCCGCATCATCGAACTGAGCCCGAACGGCGTGGTCGACTTCAGCGGCACCTATGACGACTACCTGCGCAGCCAAGGCGTGGTGTTCTAA
- a CDS encoding integrase encodes MSGFNPAFIAQPLGHSMQMLLSTCARWLNSGSDWQAPETLKIDPKWIRICEDETQVIDR; translated from the coding sequence ATGTCCGGCTTCAATCCCGCATTTATCGCCCAACCGCTGGGTCACAGCATGCAGATGCTGCTGTCGACCTGTGCGCGTTGGCTCAACTCGGGCTCCGACTGGCAGGCGCCTGAGACGCTGAAGATTGATCCGAAATGGATCCGCATCTGCGAAGACGAAACGCAAGTTATTGATAGGTAA
- a CDS encoding autotransporter family protein, whose protein sequence is MTRRQLVHHCALPLLMLVLQDSRAACDLTPTAGDDHFVCDSGTAPGVVDTQGNNSLGMPYPGTGTITGNVVFGNGNDSATIASGTLEGNLDLGSGNNRFNMSGGIIRGTLTGSAQATMSGGSIGQVDLINDNNRFQLQGGAILGNLVSAGANDVVMVTGGTIGSVTQSADIITSGGNNQVLMSDGTVYGEIHTSSGDDFFNWRDAGIIHGAILMGSGNDRALIQNLPEAALSSTPSLDGGLGNDSLVFENSNPGTGGRYVHWESVALTDHSAMILNDSLVLGDSGTGSGHLDIDASSSLSSSTGLIRAFDSNQNATLNNSGTIYLTAGGAQASDRLTVIGNYVGNGGSLKLHSVLAGDDSPSDRLVVSRGSLSGSTEINVANLGGNGAETLQNGIQVVEANQGATSSDGAFHLGGTVSAGAFDYFLYKGGVTPGTQNNWYLRSSVTGPVVPLPEPEGPVTPLPGPEGPLLPDPEPGETIPFYRPEVAVDALAGPAAALLDQAVLGNFHQRQGDQALLRNNDQSNAGWLRTFASDVRQGWSGDVAPGLEGHVWGLQAGHDLYATSDDRGNRYTTGLFVSHARLQGSARGFVDGFQNTRAGTLRLNSDSLGVYWYLIAPNDAYLDAVAMGSRYHGSARSDRQLKFDIAGHGLTFSLEGGYPYPLTTGWVLEPQAQFIVQKVFLDNDNDGISQIRPDSRDYFKGRLGVRAKGAIQTGGVPLEPYVRANLWHTFGGSDTLSFDGYPIRTEHGASNLELGGGILARLSRDLSVYGGVDYTSHIDSHQQESLSANLGVRLDW, encoded by the coding sequence ATGACCCGACGTCAACTCGTCCACCACTGCGCCCTGCCCCTGCTGATGCTGGTACTGCAGGACTCCCGAGCCGCCTGCGACCTGACTCCGACCGCCGGCGACGACCATTTCGTCTGCGACAGCGGCACCGCACCCGGCGTCGTCGACACCCAGGGCAACAACAGCCTGGGCATGCCTTATCCGGGCACTGGGACCATCACCGGCAACGTGGTGTTCGGCAACGGCAACGACAGTGCAACGATCGCCAGTGGCACCCTCGAAGGCAACCTCGACCTGGGCAGTGGCAACAACCGCTTCAACATGAGTGGCGGGATCATTCGTGGCACCCTGACCGGCAGCGCCCAGGCGACCATGAGCGGCGGCTCGATCGGCCAGGTCGACCTGATCAATGACAATAACCGCTTCCAACTGCAAGGTGGCGCCATCCTCGGCAACCTGGTCAGCGCCGGGGCCAATGACGTGGTCATGGTCACCGGCGGCACCATCGGTAGCGTGACCCAGTCCGCCGACATCATCACCTCGGGCGGCAACAACCAGGTATTGATGAGCGATGGCACGGTCTATGGCGAAATCCATACCAGCAGTGGCGATGACTTTTTCAACTGGCGCGACGCCGGCATCATCCATGGCGCCATCCTCATGGGCTCCGGCAACGACCGCGCACTGATCCAGAACCTCCCCGAGGCCGCGCTCTCCAGCACGCCCTCGCTCGACGGCGGGCTGGGCAACGACAGCCTGGTGTTCGAGAACAGTAATCCGGGAACCGGAGGGCGCTACGTGCACTGGGAGTCCGTGGCGCTGACCGATCACTCGGCCATGATCCTCAACGACAGCCTGGTGCTGGGCGACAGCGGCACGGGCAGCGGCCACCTGGACATTGACGCCAGCAGTAGCCTGAGCAGCAGCACCGGCCTGATCAGAGCTTTCGACAGCAACCAGAACGCCACCCTGAACAACAGCGGTACGATCTACCTGACCGCTGGCGGCGCCCAGGCCTCCGACCGGCTGACGGTCATCGGCAACTATGTCGGTAACGGCGGCAGCCTGAAGCTGCACAGCGTCCTCGCTGGCGACGACTCGCCCTCGGACCGGTTGGTGGTGTCGCGGGGCAGCCTCTCGGGGAGTACCGAGATCAATGTCGCCAATCTCGGCGGCAACGGTGCCGAAACCCTGCAAAACGGGATACAGGTGGTGGAGGCCAACCAGGGCGCGACCAGCAGCGACGGTGCGTTTCATCTCGGCGGCACGGTCTCGGCCGGCGCCTTCGACTATTTCCTCTACAAGGGCGGCGTCACCCCAGGCACCCAGAACAACTGGTATTTGCGCTCCAGCGTGACCGGACCGGTGGTGCCGTTGCCCGAGCCGGAAGGCCCGGTGACCCCGCTGCCCGGACCGGAAGGCCCTCTGCTGCCGGACCCGGAACCAGGCGAAACCATTCCCTTCTATCGACCCGAGGTCGCCGTCGATGCGTTGGCCGGCCCTGCCGCCGCCCTGCTGGACCAGGCGGTCCTGGGCAACTTTCACCAGCGTCAGGGCGACCAGGCGCTGCTCAGGAACAACGATCAGAGCAACGCCGGCTGGCTGCGCACATTCGCCAGCGACGTGCGCCAAGGCTGGTCGGGCGACGTCGCGCCAGGCCTGGAGGGCCACGTCTGGGGACTCCAGGCCGGGCACGACCTGTACGCCACCAGCGATGATCGCGGCAACCGCTACACAACCGGGCTGTTTGTCAGCCATGCACGGCTCCAGGGCAGCGCGCGCGGCTTCGTCGATGGTTTCCAGAACACCCGGGCCGGTACTCTGCGGCTCAACAGCGACAGCCTGGGGGTCTACTGGTACCTGATCGCCCCCAACGACGCCTACCTCGACGCCGTGGCCATGGGCAGCCGCTACCACGGCAGCGCGCGCTCGGACCGCCAGTTGAAATTCGATATCGCCGGCCATGGCCTGACCTTCTCGCTCGAAGGCGGTTATCCCTATCCCTTGACGACCGGCTGGGTGCTCGAACCCCAGGCGCAGTTCATCGTCCAGAAGGTTTTCCTGGACAACGACAACGATGGCATCTCACAGATCAGGCCGGACTCCCGGGACTACTTCAAGGGCCGCCTCGGCGTACGCGCCAAGGGCGCGATACAAACGGGCGGCGTACCTCTGGAACCCTATGTGCGCGCCAACTTGTGGCACACCTTCGGCGGCAGCGACACGCTGAGCTTCGATGGCTACCCGATCAGGACCGAGCACGGCGCGAGCAACCTGGAGCTGGGCGGCGGCATTCTGGCCCGACTGAGCCGGGACCTGAGCGTGTATGGCGGTGTCGACTACACCAGCCATATCGACAGCCACCAGCAGGAAAGCCTTTCGGCCAACCTGGGTGTCAGGCTGGACTGGTAG
- a CDS encoding PQQ-dependent sugar dehydrogenase — protein MLRKNLIATLCASALLSLPLQAAFAAPQTFSSELGPVTATEVVGGLKHPWALAFLPDRQGMLVTERPGNLRVVGADGKLSAPLGGVPKVWAKGQGGLLDVVLSPSFKEDRLVYLSYAEGGGEGDKAGTVVGRGRLSEDRTRLVDFKVIFRQEPKLSTGNHFGSRLVFDRDGYLFIALGENNERPTAQDLDKLQGKVVRIFPDGRVPDDNPFVGQPGVRPEIWSFGHRNQQGAALNPWTGTLWTHEHGPRGGDEINIIERGKNYGWPLATHGINYSLLPIPEAQGKTVKGTVAPHHVWEKSPGLSGMAFYDSDRFPKWQHNLFVGALAAEELIRLQFDGDQVIHEERLLGGLKSRVRDVRQGPDGYLYVLTDAEDGALYKVGLE, from the coding sequence ATGTTGCGAAAAAATCTGATAGCGACCCTCTGTGCCAGCGCCTTGTTGAGCCTGCCGTTACAGGCGGCGTTCGCTGCGCCGCAGACGTTCAGCTCGGAGCTGGGGCCGGTCACCGCGACCGAGGTCGTCGGCGGCCTCAAGCACCCCTGGGCGCTGGCATTTCTGCCGGACAGACAGGGCATGCTGGTGACCGAGCGACCGGGGAATCTGCGGGTGGTGGGTGCCGATGGGAAGCTCTCGGCACCACTGGGTGGTGTTCCGAAGGTTTGGGCCAAGGGCCAGGGGGGATTGCTGGACGTGGTGCTGTCGCCGTCGTTCAAGGAGGATCGTCTGGTCTACCTGTCCTATGCCGAGGGCGGTGGCGAGGGTGACAAGGCCGGTACCGTGGTCGGGCGCGGGCGGCTGTCGGAAGATCGGACGCGGTTGGTCGATTTCAAGGTGATCTTCCGGCAGGAGCCCAAACTGTCGACCGGCAACCATTTCGGCTCGCGACTGGTGTTCGACCGCGATGGCTACCTGTTCATCGCCCTGGGCGAAAACAATGAGCGGCCGACCGCGCAGGACCTGGACAAGCTGCAAGGCAAGGTGGTGCGGATCTTCCCCGATGGTCGGGTTCCCGACGACAACCCCTTTGTCGGCCAGCCCGGCGTGCGTCCCGAAATCTGGTCTTTCGGGCACCGCAACCAGCAGGGCGCCGCCCTCAATCCCTGGACCGGCACCCTGTGGACCCACGAGCACGGGCCCCGTGGCGGCGACGAAATCAATATCATCGAGCGTGGCAAGAATTACGGCTGGCCGCTGGCGACCCACGGTATCAACTACTCGTTGCTGCCCATCCCCGAAGCCCAGGGCAAGACGGTCAAGGGCACGGTGGCGCCGCATCATGTCTGGGAAAAGTCGCCTGGATTGAGCGGCATGGCTTTTTATGACAGCGACCGCTTCCCGAAATGGCAGCACAACCTGTTCGTCGGCGCCCTGGCCGCCGAGGAACTGATCCGCCTGCAGTTCGATGGCGACCAGGTCATCCATGAAGAGCGCCTGCTCGGTGGCCTTAAGTCGCGGGTGCGCGACGTCCGCCAGGGGCCGGATGGTTATCTGTATGTGTTGACCGACGCCGAGGACGGCGCTCTCTACAAGGTGGGTCTGGAGTAG